The following proteins are encoded in a genomic region of Parus major isolate Abel chromosome 20, Parus_major1.1, whole genome shotgun sequence:
- the TM9SF4 gene encoding transmembrane 9 superfamily member 4, with protein sequence MAIGPAANRAPLPVTSAPTRGSKMAASAAMERLRYVLGLLLLLHSTDSFYVPGVAPINFHRNDPVEIKAVKLTSSRTQLPYEYYSLPFCQPSKITYKAENLGEVLRGDRIVNTPFQVSMNVEKKCEVLCNFPNKPVTLTVEQSKLIAERIREDYYVHLIADNLPVATRLEFYSNREEEEKKKEKDVQFEHGYRLGFMDGNKFYLHNHLSFILYYHREDVEESQEHTYRVVRFEVIPQSIKLEDLKADEKSMCTLPEATGSAPQEIDPTKENQLLFTYSVHWEESDIKWASRWDTYLTMSDVQIHWFSIINSVVVVFFLSGILSMIIIRTLRKDIANYNKEDDIEDTMEESGWKLVHGDVFRPPQYPMILSSLLGSGIQLFCMILIVIFVAMLGMLSPSSRGALMTTACFLFMFMGVFGGFFAGRLYRTLKGHRWKKGAFCTATLYPGVVFGICFVLNCFIWGKHSSGAVPFPTMVALLCMWFGISLPLVYLGYYFGFRKQPYDNPVRTNQIPRQIPEQRWYMNKFVGILMAGILPFGAMFIELFFIFSAIWENQFYYLFGFLFLVFIILVVSCSQISIVMVYFQLCAEDYRWWWRTFLVSGGSAFYVLIYAVFYFVNKLDIVEFIPSLLYFGYTALMVLSFWLLTGTIGFYAAYMFVRKIYAAVKID encoded by the exons ATGGCGATCGGCCCCGCAGCCAACCGCGCGCCGCTTCCGGTGACGTCAGCGCCGACACGTGGATCCAAGATGGCGGCGTCGGCGGCGATG gaaaggctgagatATGTGCTGGGCCTGCTGTTGTTGCTACACAGCACAGACTCATTCTACGTACCTGGGGTGGCTCCCATCAACTTCCACCGCAATGATCCTGTAGAAATAAAG GCTGTGAAGCTGACGAGCTCTCGGACCCAGCTGCCATATGAGTACTACTCACTGCCTTTCTGCCAGCCCAGCAAGATCACGTACAAGGCTGAGAACCTCG GTGAGGTTCTTCGAGGGGACCGAATTGTAAATACACCTTTCCAGGTTTCCATGAATGTGGAGAAGAAATGTGAAGTTCTGTGCAACTTTCCCAACAAGCCAGTCACTCTGACAGTGGAGCAGAGCAAGCTCATCGCTGAGCGCATCAGGGAGGATTACTACGTCCACCT catTGCTGATAACCTCCCTGTGGCAACACGACTGGAGTTTTATTCCAATcgtgaggaagaggagaagaagaaggagaaggatgTGCAGTTTGAGCATGGATATAGGCTTGGCTTTATGGACGGTAACAAG TTCTACCTGCACAACCACCTCTCCTTCATCCTTTACTACCACAGAGAGGATGTGGAAGAGAGCCAGGAGCACACCTACAGGGTGGTGCGCTTTGAGGTGATTCCCCAAAGCATTAAACTAGAAG ACTTGAAGGCTGATGAGAAGAGCATGTGCACCCTGCCTGAAGCCACAGGCTCTGCCCCTCAGGAAATAGATCCTACTAAGGAGAACCAGTTACTCTTCACCTACTCTGTGCACTGGGAG GAAAGTGACATTAAGTGGGCTTCCCGCTGGGACACCTACCTGACCATGAGTGATGTGCAGATCCACTGGTTTTCTATCATTAACTCGGTTGTGgttgtctttttcctttcag GGATTCTCAGCATGATCATCATCCGGACTCTGCGGAAGGACATTGCCAACTACAACAAAGAAGATGACATT GAAGATACCATGGAGGAATCTGGTTGGAAACTTGTGCATGGAGATGTCTTCAGGCCTCCACAGTACCCTATGATCCTCAGCTCTCTCCTGGGTTCTGGAATTCAGCTCTTCTGTATGATCCTGATTGTCATCT TTGTTGCTATGCTGGGGATGCTGTCGCCTTCGAGCCGGGGCGCGCTGATGACAACTGCCTGCTTCCTCTTCATGTTCATGGG GGTTTTTGGTGGATTCTTTGCTGGCCGCTTATACCGGACTCTGAAAGGCCATCGATGGAAGAAGGGAGCTTTTTGT ACAGCAACGTTGTACCCAGGCGTCGTCTTCGGCATCTGCTTTGTCCTCAACTGCTTCATCTGGGGGAAACACTCCTCTGGTGCG GTGCCTTTCCCTACCATGGTGGCCTTGCTCTGCATGTGGTTTGGGATCTCCTTGCCCTTGGTCTACTTGGGTTACTACTTTGGATTTCGCAAGCAGCCCTATGACAATCCTGTACGGACAAATCAGATTCCCAGGCAGATCCCGGAGCAGAGGTGGTATATGAACAAATTTGTGGG GATCCTCATGGCTGGTATTCTGCCTTTTGGAGCCATGTTCATCGAACTGTTCTTCATTTTTAGT GCAATCTGGGAGAACCAGTTCTATTACCTTTTTGGCTTCCTCTTCCTGGTGTTTATAATTCTGGTGGTATCCTGCTCCCAGATCAGCATTGTCATGGTgtatttccagctctgtgctgag GATTACCGCTGGTGGTGGAGGACCTTCCTGGTGTCCGGAGGATCTGCCTTCTACGTACTGATCTATGCTGTCTTCTACTTTGTGAACAAG CTGGACATTGTTGAGTTCATTCCCTCCTTACTGTACTTTGGCTACACTGCCCTCATGGTCCTGTCCTTCTGGCTCCTGACGGGCACCATTGGTTTCTACGCAGCCTACATGTTTGTGCGGAAGATCTACGCTGCTGTGAAAATCGACTGA
- the HCK gene encoding tyrosine-protein kinase HCK: MGCVRSKEAGVQEKITKTDPDPDPGPTIQQGHYVRDPTATNKRNNNVPSMAVPLPEDGLGDSVVLALYDYEAMNAGDLSFQKGERMKVLEKSGEWWQAQSLVTGCEGFIPSNYVAQVNSLETEEWFFKDISRKDAERQLLGPGNMIGSFMIRDSETTKGSYSLSVRDGDELQGGAVKHYKIRTLDSGGFYISPRNNFNTLQELVQHYKGQSDGLCQKLTHPCRVPKPQKPWEKDAWEIPRESLSLERKLGAGQFGEVWMATYNKHTKVAVKTMKPGSMSVEAFLEEANLMKMLQHDKLVKLYAVVTREEPIFIITEFMEKGSLLDFLKSNEGNKLPLPKLIDFSAQIAEGMAFIEKRNYIHRDLRAANILVSAVLVCKIADFGLARVIEDTEYTAREGAKFPIKWTAPEAINYGSFTIKSDVWSFGILLTEIITYGRIPYPGMSSLEVIRALERGYRMPRTDNCPEELYDIMMRCWKIRPEDRPTFEYIQSVLEDFFTATESQYQQQP, translated from the exons ATGGGTTGCGTGAGGTCAAAGGAAGCTGGTGTCCAAGAAAAGATAACAAAAACTGATCCTGACCCTGATCCTGGCCCCACCATCCAGCAGGGCCACTATGTGAGGGACCCTACAGCCACCAACAAGAGG AACAACAATGTCCCCAGCATGGCTGTGCCCCTGCCCGAGGATG GTTTGGGGGACAGCGTGGTGCTGGCGCTCTACGACTACGAGGCGATGAATGCTGGGGACCTCAGCTTCCAGAAGGGGGAGAGGATGAAGGTCCTGGAGAA GTCAGGGGAATGGTGGCAAGCACAATCACTGGTGACAGGATGTGAAGGCTTCATCCCCAGCAACTATGTTGCCCAAGTCAACTCGCTGGAGACAGAGGA GTGGTTTTTCAAAGACATCAGCCGCAAGGATGCGGAGCGGCAGCTCCTTGGCCCTGGGAACATGATTGGGTCCTTCATGATAAGGGACAGCGAGACAACAAAAG GCTCTTACTCGCTCTCGGTGCGGGACGGGGACGAGCTGCAGGGCGGGGCAGTGAAGCATTACAAGATCCGGACTCTGGACAGTGGTGGCTTCTACATCTCCCCGCGAAACAACTTCAACACGCTGCAGGAGCTGGTCCAGCACTACAAGG GTCAGAGCGACGGGCTGTGCCAGAAACTCACCCACCCCTGCCGTGTACCCAAACCACAGAagccctgggagaaggatgCCTGGGAGATCCCTCGGGAGTCACTGAGTCTGGAGAGGAAGCTGGGAGCCGGGCAGTTTGGAGAAGTGTGGATGG CTACCTACAACAAGCACACCAAGGTGGCGGTGAAGACGATGAAGCCGGGCAGCATGTCCGTGGAAGCCTTCCTGGAGGAGGCAAACCTGATGAAGATGCTGCAGCATGACAAGCTGGTGAAGCTGTATGCAGTGGTCACCAGGGAGGAGCCCATCTTCATCATCACTGAATTCATGGAGAAAG ggagctTGCTGGATTTCCTGAAGAGCAATGAGGGGAACAAGCTGCCGCTCCCAAAGCTGATTGACTTCTCTGCCCag ATTGCAGAAGGAATGGCTTTTATTGAGAAGAGGAACTACATCCACAGAGACCTGAGAGCTGCCAACATCCTGgtgtctgcagtgctggtgtgcAAGATTGCAGACTTTGGGCTGGCCAGGGTCATCGAGGACACCGAGTACACAGCCCGGGAAG GTGCCAAGTTTCCCATTAAATGGACTGCACCAGAAGCCATCAACTATGGATCTTTCACTATAAAATCTGATGTCTGGTCCTTTGGGATCCTCCTGACTGAGATCATTACCTATGGACGCATCCCCTACCCAG GGATGTCGAGCTTGGAGGTGATCAGGGCACTGGAGCGTGGATACCGGATGCCCCGCACGGATAACTGCCCTGAGGAGCTGTACGACATCATGATGAGGTGCTGGAAGATCAGACCTGAGGATCGTCCCACTTTTGAGTACATACAAAGTGTTTTGGAGGATTTCTTTACTGCGACAGAGAGCCAGTACCAGCAGCAGCCGTAG